In one window of Duganella dendranthematis DNA:
- a CDS encoding LysR substrate-binding domain-containing protein produces the protein MELRHLRYFVAVAEELSFTRAAERLHIGQPPLSHQIQMLEAEVGAQLLERSKRWVRLTEAGKLFLEDARRVLALSEQAMQTARRAERGEAGELRVGFTFSTPLTPLFAAVINRYRQRYPGVQLTLQEMSTIGQIEALAARELDLGLVRPPELTLPESVELTILRRDPLVMVLPVGHPLAQKQSIAVSDLKGEPLVMYPESAGTGIHPQINRLCREAGFKPTIAMEAGEASTIIGLVAAGCGVSVLPSSFDIIRMNEVCYRPMADAEATTALYLAKRKDAISPLVAAFVEVAAEASRHSRAGGNP, from the coding sequence ATGGAACTCCGTCACCTGCGTTACTTCGTTGCCGTTGCCGAAGAACTAAGCTTCACCCGGGCCGCCGAGCGGCTGCATATCGGCCAGCCGCCGTTGAGCCACCAGATCCAGATGCTGGAAGCCGAAGTGGGTGCCCAGTTACTGGAACGCAGCAAGCGCTGGGTGCGTCTGACCGAGGCCGGCAAGCTGTTCCTGGAAGATGCGCGCCGCGTGCTGGCCCTGTCCGAGCAAGCGATGCAGACCGCGCGCCGGGCCGAGCGCGGCGAGGCCGGCGAGTTGCGGGTTGGCTTCACCTTCTCCACCCCGCTGACGCCGCTGTTTGCGGCGGTGATCAACCGCTACCGCCAGCGCTATCCGGGCGTGCAGCTGACCTTACAGGAGATGTCGACCATCGGCCAGATCGAGGCGCTGGCTGCGCGCGAACTGGACCTGGGCCTGGTGCGGCCGCCGGAACTGACGCTGCCGGAATCGGTGGAACTGACCATCCTGCGCCGCGATCCGCTGGTGATGGTGCTGCCGGTCGGCCATCCGCTGGCGCAGAAGCAGAGCATTGCCGTCAGTGATTTGAAGGGAGAGCCGCTGGTGATGTATCCGGAAAGCGCCGGCACCGGGATTCATCCGCAGATCAACCGGCTGTGCCGCGAGGCCGGCTTCAAGCCGACCATTGCGATGGAGGCCGGCGAGGCCTCCACCATCATCGGTCTGGTGGCGGCCGGCTGCGGCGTGTCGGTGCTGCCAAGTTCGTTCGACATCATCCGCATGAACGAGGTGTGCTACCGGCCGATGGCGGACGCCGAGGCCACCACGGCGCTATATCTGGCCAAAAGAAAGGATGCGATCT
- a CDS encoding MFS transporter, whose product MLSATMPRIALGSPEFKRSNRAMFFGGFATFALLYCVQPLMPLLSHEFALTAAQSSMVLSVSTGALAVSLLASSAISERLGRKPLMVAAMAVAAVMTLLCAFAHNYPQLLVMRALLGVVLGGMPAIAMAYLGEEIEPTSLGLSMGLYISGSAFGGMAGRVITSVLSDHFSWRLALAAVGVAGIYAAFEFWRSLPPSRHFTPSSGGWRALPAGFKQHLSDQGLPWLFALAFLLMGAFVSLYNYIAYRLLGGPFSLSQSVVGAVSFFYLLGIYSSVWAGRLADRYGRRNVLWMMAVIMFSGLLLTLSNWLPLILAGVAVFTFGFFATHSVASSWVGRRATSNKALASALYLFFYYLGSSVVGSATGIMWGRAAWPGVVAVLSCSLLLALVVALRLRTLAPLVQAER is encoded by the coding sequence ATGTTATCCGCCACCATGCCCCGTATTGCCCTCGGCAGTCCCGAATTCAAACGCAGCAACCGCGCCATGTTCTTCGGCGGCTTCGCTACGTTTGCACTTCTGTACTGCGTGCAGCCGCTGATGCCCCTGCTGTCGCATGAATTTGCGCTGACGGCGGCCCAGAGCAGCATGGTGCTGTCGGTGTCCACCGGCGCACTGGCGGTGTCGCTGCTGGCCTCGAGCGCCATTTCGGAACGCCTCGGCCGCAAGCCGCTGATGGTGGCCGCGATGGCGGTGGCCGCCGTGATGACGCTGCTGTGCGCGTTCGCCCACAACTATCCGCAACTGCTGGTAATGCGCGCCTTGCTCGGCGTGGTGCTGGGCGGCATGCCGGCCATCGCCATGGCTTACCTGGGCGAGGAAATCGAACCGACTTCGCTGGGGCTGTCGATGGGCTTGTACATCAGCGGCAGCGCTTTTGGCGGCATGGCGGGGCGAGTGATCACTTCGGTGCTGAGCGACCATTTCTCGTGGCGGCTGGCGCTGGCGGCGGTCGGCGTGGCTGGTATTTACGCGGCGTTTGAATTCTGGCGCAGCCTGCCGCCGTCGCGCCATTTCACGCCGTCCAGCGGCGGTTGGCGCGCGCTGCCGGCTGGTTTCAAACAGCACCTGTCGGATCAGGGATTGCCGTGGCTGTTCGCGCTGGCGTTCCTGCTGATGGGGGCGTTTGTCAGCCTGTATAACTACATCGCCTACCGGCTGCTGGGCGGGCCGTTTTCGCTGAGCCAGAGTGTGGTGGGGGCGGTGTCGTTCTTCTATCTGCTGGGGATTTACAGCTCGGTGTGGGCCGGTCGCCTGGCCGACCGTTACGGCCGCCGCAATGTATTGTGGATGATGGCCGTGATCATGTTCAGCGGTTTGCTGCTGACCTTGTCCAACTGGCTGCCGCTGATTCTGGCGGGCGTGGCGGTGTTCACCTTCGGCTTCTTCGCCACGCACTCGGTGGCCAGCAGCTGGGTAGGACGGCGCGCTACCAGCAACAAGGCGCTGGCGTCGGCGCTGTACCTGTTCTTTTACTATCTCGGCTCCAGCGTGGTGGGTTCGGCTACCGGCATCATGTGGGGCCGCGCCGCGTGGCCGGGCGTGGTGGCGGTGCTGTCCTGCTCGCTGCTGCTGGCGCTGGTGGTCGCGCTGCGCTTGCGCACGCTGGCGCCGTTGGTACAGGCCGAGCGCTGA
- a CDS encoding sensor domain-containing protein, whose amino-acid sequence MELPPQPASTRAPKRERTQQGRLASKSQGSAFDQMFGDSPYFAFVISEAGRLLACNAHMHSLLGPFADDVPAAQLYAGWVLPMLQSEALPTARMRGHWRGEVELVGHDGSSHPVTQTIEWRANAQPPSYLCLAYPLDDYDVYESRLRFKYLFEAHPQPMWVYDLETLRFMVVNAAAVAQYGYTEAEFLHMTIRDIRPPQEVERLEQNLAATPRKGADQSGAWTHVRRDGSRLKVDISSHAVTLAGRPCRLVFAHDITERLRLQAELQLRGRALEASVNAVVITQHTADGDRVEYANPAFSQLLGHAPENVLGQQLETLLGLQANDDHQQAVHAAMLSHQEVTLLLHIRHRDGAQLWTQMHVAPVPATDDAIGRHVCVLTDMTAILDYQAQLEHQANHDALTGLPNRVLLSDRMAQAITFSQRFGHSLWLVAIDLDNFKLTNDHLGHQAGDELLRAVADRLCACVNEGDTVARLGGDEFLLLLPVANQRPMASLLQLVQQAVAAPLTLAQQTVAVTCSIGVSVFPADGAEPEQLLKHADIAMYRAKEAGRNQVQFYEAAMHARVAERALIEAELRHALAREELSLVYQPKLDLRSGAVTGMEALLRWQHPTLGSVSPARFIGVAEETGMIVAIGRWVLRMACTQAMAWQQAGLPALRVAVNLSARQFRDQALLEEVRAALDDSGLAPQYLELELTESLMMHNVDEAVAAIENLKQLGIALSIDDFGTGYSSLAYLKQFPVDYLKIDQSFTRDMLDEPRVAAIVRSVIALGHSLGFKVIAEGVETAPQLDYLRSNDCDEIQGYYFSRPLMPDAFAALLRSS is encoded by the coding sequence ATGGAACTACCTCCGCAGCCCGCTTCCACCCGCGCCCCCAAGCGCGAGCGGACACAGCAGGGAAGACTGGCTAGCAAATCGCAAGGTAGTGCGTTCGACCAGATGTTCGGCGACAGTCCTTATTTTGCCTTTGTCATCAGCGAAGCCGGCCGCCTGCTGGCGTGCAACGCCCACATGCACTCACTGCTTGGCCCGTTTGCGGACGACGTCCCGGCCGCGCAGCTGTACGCCGGCTGGGTACTGCCGATGCTGCAAAGCGAAGCACTGCCCACCGCCCGCATGCGCGGCCACTGGCGCGGCGAAGTCGAGCTGGTGGGCCACGACGGCAGCAGCCATCCGGTCACCCAGACCATCGAATGGCGTGCGAATGCGCAGCCGCCCTCCTACCTGTGCCTGGCTTATCCGCTCGACGATTACGACGTCTACGAATCGCGGCTGCGCTTCAAATACCTGTTCGAAGCCCATCCCCAACCGATGTGGGTGTACGACCTGGAAACGCTGCGCTTCATGGTGGTGAACGCTGCCGCTGTAGCCCAGTACGGCTACACGGAAGCGGAATTCCTGCACATGACGATCCGCGACATCCGCCCGCCGCAGGAGGTGGAACGGCTGGAGCAGAACCTGGCGGCGACGCCGCGCAAAGGCGCCGACCAGTCCGGCGCGTGGACCCACGTGCGGCGCGACGGCAGCCGGCTTAAGGTGGACATTTCCTCGCACGCGGTCACGCTGGCCGGCCGGCCGTGCCGCCTGGTGTTCGCGCACGACATCACCGAACGCCTGCGGCTGCAAGCCGAACTGCAACTGCGCGGCCGCGCGCTGGAGGCCAGCGTCAACGCCGTCGTCATCACCCAGCATACGGCCGATGGCGACCGCGTTGAATACGCCAACCCGGCCTTCTCCCAGCTGCTGGGCCATGCGCCGGAGAACGTGCTGGGCCAGCAACTGGAAACGCTGCTGGGCCTGCAAGCGAACGACGATCATCAGCAGGCAGTACACGCCGCCATGCTGTCACACCAGGAAGTGACGCTGCTGCTGCACATCCGCCACCGCGACGGTGCGCAACTGTGGACCCAGATGCACGTGGCGCCGGTGCCGGCGACCGACGACGCCATCGGCCGCCACGTGTGCGTACTGACCGACATGACCGCCATCCTCGATTATCAGGCGCAGCTGGAACACCAGGCCAACCACGACGCGCTGACCGGCCTGCCCAACCGCGTCCTGCTCAGCGACCGCATGGCGCAGGCGATCACCTTCTCGCAACGCTTTGGCCACAGCCTGTGGCTGGTCGCCATCGATCTCGACAACTTCAAGCTAACTAACGATCACCTCGGCCATCAGGCCGGCGACGAACTGCTGCGCGCGGTCGCCGACCGCCTGTGCGCCTGCGTCAACGAGGGCGATACCGTGGCGCGCCTCGGCGGCGATGAATTCCTGCTGCTGCTACCGGTGGCCAACCAGCGGCCGATGGCCAGCCTGCTGCAATTGGTGCAGCAAGCGGTGGCGGCGCCGTTGACCCTGGCGCAGCAAACGGTCGCCGTCACCTGCAGTATCGGCGTCAGCGTTTTCCCGGCCGATGGCGCCGAGCCGGAGCAGTTGCTCAAGCACGCCGACATCGCCATGTACCGCGCCAAGGAAGCCGGCCGCAACCAGGTGCAGTTCTACGAAGCGGCCATGCATGCGCGCGTCGCCGAACGGGCCCTGATCGAAGCCGAACTGCGTCACGCGCTGGCGCGCGAGGAACTGAGCCTGGTCTATCAGCCCAAGCTGGATCTGCGCAGCGGCGCGGTGACCGGCATGGAGGCGCTGCTGCGCTGGCAGCATCCGACGCTGGGGTCGGTGTCGCCGGCCCGTTTCATCGGCGTGGCGGAAGAAACTGGCATGATCGTCGCGATTGGCCGCTGGGTATTGCGCATGGCCTGCACCCAGGCGATGGCATGGCAGCAGGCTGGCCTGCCAGCGCTGCGGGTGGCGGTCAACCTGTCGGCACGACAGTTCCGCGATCAGGCGCTGCTGGAGGAAGTGCGCGCCGCGCTCGACGACAGCGGCCTCGCACCGCAATACCTGGAGCTGGAGCTGACCGAAAGCCTGATGATGCACAACGTCGACGAGGCGGTGGCGGCGATTGAAAACCTCAAGCAGCTCGGTATCGCCCTGTCGATCGACGACTTCGGCACCGGCTATTCCAGCCTGGCCTACCTGAAGCAGTTCCCGGTCGACTACCTGAAAATCGACCAGTCCTTCACGCGCGACATGCTGGATGAGCCAAGAGTGGCCGCCATCGTGCGCTCGGTGATTGCGCTCGGCCATAGCCTGGGCTTCAAAGTGATTGCCGAAGGCGTGGAAACCGCGCCGCAGCTGGACTACCTGCGCAGCAACGACTGCGACGAGATCCAGGGCTACTACTTCAGCCGCCCGCTGATGCCGGACGCCTTCGCCGCCTTGCTGCGTTCGTCCTAG
- a CDS encoding CaiB/BaiF CoA transferase family protein — MTAPKALGHIRVLDLSRVLAGPWCSQNLADLGADVIKIERPGNGDDTRAWGPPYARDADGNNTTEAAYYLSANRGKRSVTVDIASADGQQLLRELVRQSDVVLENYKVGQLKRYGLDYDSLKAIKPDLVYCSVTGFGQDGPYAHRAGYDFLIQGMGGLMSVTGERDDLPGGGPQKAGVALTDLMTGMYATIAILAALTHRDRTGEGQYIDMALLDVQVAMLANAGSNYLNSGKPPKRWGNAHPNIVPYQTFQCADGYIIVATGNDGQYQKFVEAGGRGDLAFHERYATNPLRVQHRDELVPLLAEMVLQQPRDFWIATLEAVGVPCGPINDLDDVYRNPQVAARGIVMEVPHPTAGTTRLVRSPMRLSVTPADNAVAPPLLGQHTDSVLRDLLGRSDDDIATLRAKGVL; from the coding sequence ATGACAGCTCCAAAAGCGCTAGGCCATATTCGCGTGCTCGACCTGAGCCGCGTGCTGGCGGGACCGTGGTGCTCGCAAAATCTGGCCGATCTCGGTGCAGATGTGATCAAGATCGAACGTCCCGGCAACGGCGACGACACCCGTGCCTGGGGTCCGCCTTACGCGCGCGACGCCGACGGCAACAACACCACCGAAGCTGCATATTATTTGTCCGCCAATCGCGGCAAGCGCTCGGTGACGGTGGACATCGCCAGCGCCGACGGCCAGCAATTGCTGCGCGAACTGGTCCGCCAGTCTGATGTGGTGCTGGAGAACTACAAGGTCGGCCAGCTGAAACGCTACGGCCTCGACTACGATTCGCTGAAAGCCATCAAGCCCGACCTGGTCTACTGCTCGGTGACCGGCTTCGGTCAGGATGGTCCGTACGCGCACCGCGCCGGCTACGACTTCCTGATCCAGGGCATGGGCGGCCTGATGTCGGTGACCGGCGAGCGCGACGACCTGCCCGGCGGCGGCCCGCAGAAAGCCGGCGTGGCGCTGACCGACCTGATGACCGGCATGTACGCCACCATCGCCATCCTGGCGGCGCTGACGCACCGCGACCGCACCGGCGAAGGCCAGTACATCGACATGGCGCTGCTGGACGTGCAGGTGGCGATGCTGGCCAATGCCGGCAGCAATTATCTGAACAGCGGCAAGCCGCCCAAGCGCTGGGGCAATGCGCATCCGAACATCGTGCCGTACCAGACGTTCCAGTGTGCGGACGGCTACATCATCGTCGCCACCGGCAATGACGGGCAGTACCAGAAGTTTGTCGAGGCCGGCGGCCGCGGCGACCTGGCGTTCCACGAGCGCTACGCCACCAATCCGCTGCGCGTGCAGCACCGCGACGAACTGGTGCCGCTGCTGGCCGAGATGGTGTTGCAGCAGCCGCGCGATTTCTGGATCGCTACGCTGGAAGCGGTCGGCGTGCCATGCGGCCCGATCAACGACCTGGACGACGTCTACCGCAATCCGCAAGTGGCAGCACGCGGCATCGTGATGGAAGTACCGCATCCGACCGCCGGCACCACCAGGCTGGTGCGCAGCCCGATGCGCCTGTCGGTCACGCCGGCCGACAACGCCGTCGCCCCGCCACTGCTGGGCCAGCACACCGACAGCGTCCTGCGCGACCTGCTGGGCCGCAGCGACGACGACATCGCCACCCTGCGCGCGAAGGGCGTGCTGTAG
- a CDS encoding M48 family metalloprotease has product MAKLSQIIMLLLAAAACRAAEPTQEEIMARAAAIYAGRLAEHAIDLDADFTARVRRIAGGLIAQAQRDYPDTAQWAWEVHTTATAEQNADCMAGGKILVSQAYVERLGLSDAELAMLLAHEIEHAALYHNLLEYQAALRLAPVWSTRPFAELEYAVDNDRKLMALLADTNYAQEQEADREGLLLAWRAGWPAAQLSGYFRKMMRASESPRFGRSDYPSPSQRWRAAQAVAAGLQKNHVQPND; this is encoded by the coding sequence ATGGCAAAGTTATCACAAATTATCATGCTGCTGCTAGCGGCAGCGGCCTGCCGGGCCGCCGAACCGACGCAGGAGGAGATCATGGCCCGCGCCGCCGCCATCTATGCCGGCCGGCTGGCAGAGCACGCCATTGACCTCGACGCCGATTTCACCGCCCGGGTGCGTCGCATCGCCGGCGGGCTGATCGCGCAGGCGCAGCGCGACTATCCCGACACCGCGCAATGGGCCTGGGAAGTCCACACCACCGCCACCGCCGAACAGAACGCCGACTGCATGGCCGGCGGCAAAATTCTGGTCAGCCAGGCCTATGTCGAGCGCCTCGGCCTGAGCGACGCTGAACTGGCCATGCTGCTGGCGCATGAAATCGAGCACGCCGCGCTGTATCATAATTTGCTGGAATACCAGGCGGCGCTGCGGCTGGCGCCGGTCTGGTCGACGCGACCGTTCGCCGAACTGGAATACGCCGTGGACAACGACCGCAAGCTGATGGCGCTGCTGGCCGACACCAACTACGCGCAGGAGCAGGAAGCCGACCGCGAAGGGCTGCTGCTGGCCTGGCGCGCCGGCTGGCCGGCGGCGCAGCTGAGCGGCTATTTCCGCAAGATGATGCGCGCCAGCGAGTCGCCCCGCTTCGGCCGCAGCGATTACCCTTCGCCGTCCCAGCGCTGGCGGGCCGCGCAGGCGGTGGCCGCCGGCTTGCAAAAAAACCACGTGCAGCCGAACGACTGA
- the ugpQ gene encoding glycerophosphodiester phosphodiesterase, whose protein sequence is MWPYPKIVAHRGGGTLAPENTVAGLRAGLARGFHAVEFDVMLSRDGIGMVVHDPEFGRTVAGQGSVAGTDAVDLSNMDAGSWFGAEFRDEPIPFYTQFIDFCKAQRIWMNVEIKPADGFEAATGAWVAKVTRDSYAAELVTGDSAGYPLLSSFSYDALAAARDSAPELPRGYLLDTIPADWQQQAQALGVVAIHTNHKHLTTELAAQIKAAGYGLFCYTVNDPERAREILAWGVDGFCTDRIDLIGPSFA, encoded by the coding sequence ATGTGGCCCTATCCCAAAATTGTTGCCCATCGCGGCGGCGGCACGCTGGCGCCGGAAAACACCGTAGCCGGCTTGCGCGCCGGCCTGGCGCGCGGCTTCCACGCCGTCGAGTTTGACGTGATGCTGTCGCGCGACGGTATCGGCATGGTGGTGCACGATCCGGAGTTTGGCCGCACCGTGGCCGGGCAGGGCAGCGTGGCCGGCACCGACGCCGTCGACCTGTCCAATATGGATGCCGGCAGCTGGTTTGGCGCTGAATTCCGCGACGAGCCGATACCGTTCTACACCCAGTTCATTGACTTCTGCAAGGCGCAGCGCATCTGGATGAATGTGGAAATCAAACCGGCCGACGGTTTCGAGGCGGCCACCGGCGCCTGGGTGGCCAAGGTCACACGCGACAGCTACGCCGCCGAACTGGTCACCGGCGATTCGGCCGGCTATCCCTTGCTGTCGTCGTTCAGCTACGACGCCCTGGCCGCCGCCCGCGACAGCGCCCCCGAACTGCCGCGCGGCTACCTGCTGGACACCATCCCCGCCGACTGGCAGCAGCAGGCGCAGGCGTTAGGCGTGGTGGCCATCCACACCAACCACAAGCACCTGACGACCGAGCTGGCGGCGCAGATCAAGGCCGCCGGCTACGGGTTGTTCTGCTACACCGTCAACGATCCCGAACGGGCGCGCGAAATCCTGGCCTGGGGCGTGGACGGCTTCTGCACCGACCGCATCGACCTGATCGGCCCCAGTTTCGCCTGA
- a CDS encoding helix-turn-helix transcriptional regulator — MQLALTSYAVATYLDAALNHMDIAVFLVDAELRLLHANAAAGALLERDTALRLHGDKLLQDAVCGDKSLAQLVAAVLASPHDTAHLHALSLPRRNRQPLLLTVVPFLPPEELAALPACAIVMAGDPEAHRLPRQLLMQLFDLTPAEAGVAQALAHGEALEDIAAALDISLHTVKTHLQKLFRKTGTRRQGELVSMLHGVPAASLCAQSFE, encoded by the coding sequence ATGCAGCTTGCGCTAACGTCCTATGCGGTTGCCACGTATCTGGACGCCGCCTTGAATCACATGGACATTGCGGTGTTCCTGGTCGATGCGGAGTTGCGCCTGTTGCACGCCAACGCCGCCGCCGGCGCGCTGCTGGAACGTGATACGGCCTTGCGCCTGCACGGCGACAAGCTGTTGCAGGACGCCGTCTGCGGCGACAAGTCGCTGGCGCAGCTGGTCGCCGCCGTACTCGCTTCGCCACACGATACAGCGCATCTGCATGCCCTCAGTTTACCGCGTCGCAATCGCCAGCCGCTGCTGCTGACGGTGGTGCCGTTTCTGCCGCCCGAAGAGCTGGCCGCGCTGCCGGCCTGCGCGATTGTGATGGCCGGCGACCCCGAGGCGCACCGCCTGCCGCGCCAGCTGTTGATGCAGCTGTTCGACCTCACACCGGCCGAGGCCGGCGTGGCGCAGGCGCTGGCGCACGGCGAAGCGCTGGAAGACATCGCGGCCGCGCTCGACATCAGCCTGCACACCGTCAAGACCCATCTGCAGAAGCTGTTCCGCAAGACCGGTACGCGCCGCCAGGGTGAACTGGTGTCGATGCTGCATGGCGTGCCGGCCGCATCGTTGTGTGCTCAGTCGTTCGAGTGA
- the alaS gene encoding alanine--tRNA ligase: MKSSEIREKFLKFFESKGHTIVRSSPLVPGNDPTMLLTNSGMVQFKDVFLGLDSRPYSRATSVQRCVRAGGKHNDLENVGYTARHHTFFEMLGNFSFGDYFKRDAINFAWELLTKVYLLPADKLTVTVYFEDDEAYDIWANEIGVPKERIIRIGDNKGSRYASDNFWQMADVGPCGPCTEIFYDHGADIWGGPPGSAEEDGDRFIEIWNLVFMQFNRDEAGVMHKLPKPCVDTGMGMERLAAVLQHVHSNYEIDLFQNLIKAAARETGATDLESKSLRVIADHIRAASFLIVDGIIPGAEGHGYVLRRIIRRALRHGHKLGQTKPFFYKLVEDLDIEMGTAYPELKEAKARVAATLKAEEERFGETLENGMKILEAQLAKDPSKLDGATAFTLYDTYGFPLDLTADICRERNITLDEDGFNAAMEQQKKTARAAGKFKMAANVEYSGEKTKFIGYDDLSVEAKVIALYANGASVQELKAGEQGIVVLDTTPFYAESGGQVGDQGEIKAAGGLFTVEDTLKIQADVFGQHGVLTQGSLKVGEIVAAQVDLHKRGRTIRNHSATHLMHKALREVLGGHVAQKGSLVDPDKTRFDFSHNAPLTAEQIAEVEAKVNKEILENHATKAQHMSFDDAVKHGAMALFGEKYGDEVRVLDIGTSKELCGGVHVQRTGDIGLFKIIAEGGVAAGIRRVEAVTGEGALALVQGMARKLNEAASALKSNPDELIVKIGAVQDQVKSLEKELAALKSKLAAGQGDELAAQAVDVNGIKVLAATLDGADVTGLRETMDKLKDKLKTAAIVLASVNDGKVSLIAGVTADTTSKVKAGELVNFVAQQVGGKGGGRPDMAQAGGTDPSGLPGALAGVAEWIGSRL, encoded by the coding sequence ATGAAATCATCTGAAATCCGCGAGAAGTTCCTCAAATTTTTCGAATCTAAGGGTCATACCATTGTCCGGTCCAGCCCGCTGGTGCCAGGCAATGACCCAACCATGCTGTTGACCAATTCCGGTATGGTGCAGTTCAAGGACGTGTTCCTGGGCCTGGACAGCCGCCCGTACTCGCGCGCCACCAGCGTGCAGCGCTGCGTACGCGCCGGCGGCAAGCACAACGATCTGGAAAACGTCGGCTACACCGCGCGTCACCACACCTTCTTCGAAATGCTGGGCAATTTCAGCTTCGGCGACTACTTCAAGCGCGACGCCATCAACTTCGCGTGGGAACTGCTGACCAAGGTCTACCTGCTGCCGGCCGACAAGCTGACCGTCACCGTCTACTTTGAAGATGACGAAGCCTACGACATCTGGGCCAATGAAATCGGTGTGCCGAAAGAGCGCATCATCCGTATCGGCGACAACAAGGGCTCGCGCTACGCGTCGGACAACTTCTGGCAGATGGCCGACGTCGGCCCATGCGGTCCGTGCACCGAGATCTTCTACGACCACGGCGCCGACATCTGGGGCGGTCCTCCGGGCTCGGCCGAGGAAGACGGCGACCGCTTCATCGAAATCTGGAACCTGGTGTTCATGCAGTTCAACCGCGACGAAGCGGGCGTGATGCACAAGCTGCCGAAGCCATGCGTGGACACCGGCATGGGCATGGAGCGCCTGGCCGCCGTGCTGCAACACGTGCACTCGAACTACGAGATCGACCTGTTCCAGAACCTGATCAAGGCCGCCGCGCGCGAAACCGGCGCCACCGACCTGGAATCGAAATCGCTGCGCGTGATCGCCGACCACATCCGCGCCGCCTCGTTCCTGATCGTCGACGGCATCATTCCTGGCGCCGAAGGCCACGGCTACGTCCTGCGCCGCATCATCCGCCGCGCGCTGCGTCACGGCCACAAGCTGGGCCAGACCAAGCCATTCTTCTACAAGCTGGTGGAAGACCTGGACATCGAGATGGGCACCGCCTATCCGGAGCTGAAAGAAGCCAAGGCGCGCGTCGCCGCCACGCTGAAGGCGGAAGAAGAGCGCTTCGGCGAAACGCTGGAAAACGGCATGAAGATCCTGGAAGCGCAGCTGGCCAAGGATCCAAGCAAGCTGGACGGCGCAACCGCCTTCACGCTGTACGACACCTATGGTTTCCCGCTGGATTTGACCGCCGACATCTGCCGCGAACGCAATATCACGCTGGATGAAGACGGCTTCAACGCCGCGATGGAGCAGCAGAAGAAAACCGCGCGCGCCGCCGGCAAGTTCAAGATGGCCGCCAACGTTGAATACAGCGGCGAAAAAACCAAGTTCATCGGTTACGATGACCTGAGCGTGGAGGCGAAAGTGATCGCGCTGTACGCCAACGGCGCATCGGTGCAGGAACTTAAAGCAGGCGAGCAGGGCATCGTGGTGCTGGACACCACGCCGTTCTACGCCGAATCCGGCGGCCAGGTTGGCGACCAGGGCGAAATCAAAGCCGCTGGCGGTCTGTTCACCGTGGAAGACACGTTGAAGATTCAGGCCGACGTGTTCGGCCAGCACGGCGTGCTGACCCAGGGTTCGCTGAAAGTGGGCGAGATCGTCGCCGCGCAGGTGGACCTGCACAAGCGTGGCCGCACCATCCGTAACCACTCGGCGACCCACCTGATGCACAAAGCCCTGCGCGAAGTGCTGGGCGGCCATGTGGCGCAAAAAGGTTCGCTGGTCGATCCGGATAAAACCCGTTTCGACTTCAGCCACAACGCGCCGCTGACGGCCGAGCAGATCGCTGAAGTGGAAGCCAAGGTCAACAAAGAGATCCTGGAAAACCACGCCACCAAGGCGCAGCACATGTCGTTCGACGACGCGGTCAAGCACGGCGCCATGGCGCTGTTCGGCGAGAAGTACGGCGACGAAGTGCGCGTGCTGGACATCGGCACCTCGAAAGAGCTGTGCGGTGGCGTGCACGTGCAGCGCACCGGCGATATCGGCCTGTTCAAGATCATCGCGGAAGGCGGCGTTGCTGCCGGCATCCGTCGCGTGGAAGCCGTGACCGGCGAAGGCGCGCTGGCGCTGGTGCAGGGTATGGCCCGCAAGCTGAACGAAGCGGCCTCGGCGCTCAAATCGAATCCGGACGAGCTGATCGTCAAGATCGGCGCCGTGCAGGACCAGGTCAAATCGCTGGAGAAAGAACTGGCGGCGCTGAAGTCCAAACTGGCTGCCGGCCAGGGCGACGAGCTGGCTGCGCAAGCGGTCGACGTCAACGGCATCAAGGTGCTGGCGGCAACGCTGGACGGCGCCGATGTGACCGGCCTGCGCGAGACCATGGACAAGCTGAAGGACAAGCTGAAGACGGCCGCCATCGTGCTGGCTTCGGTCAACGACGGCAAAGTCAGTCTGATTGCCGGCGTCACCGCCGACACCACCTCGAAGGTCAAGGCCGGTGAACTGGTCAACTTCGTTGCACAACAAGTGGGCGGCAAAGGCGGCGGACGCCCCGATATGGCGCAAGCCGGCGGTACCGATCCAAGCGGTCTGCCGGGTGCGTTGGCAGGTGTTGCCGAGTGGATCGGCTCCCGCCTGTAA
- a CDS encoding sulfurtransferase TusA family protein yields the protein MSETILENDTIEFHKELDARGLNCPLPILKAKKALSELQSGEVLRIMATDPGSVRDFQAFSKQTGNTLLSHVQTGREFVFLMQRK from the coding sequence ATGAGCGAAACAATACTAGAAAACGATACCATCGAATTCCACAAGGAATTGGATGCGCGCGGTCTGAACTGTCCGCTGCCGATTCTGAAGGCCAAGAAAGCCCTTTCGGAATTGCAGAGCGGTGAAGTGCTGCGCATCATGGCGACCGATCCTGGCTCGGTGCGTGACTTCCAGGCTTTCAGCAAACAAACCGGTAATACCCTGTTGTCGCACGTCCAGACTGGCCGTGAGTTTGTCTTTTTGATGCAGCGCAAATAA